A section of the Etheostoma cragini isolate CJK2018 chromosome 12, CSU_Ecrag_1.0, whole genome shotgun sequence genome encodes:
- the zzz3 gene encoding ZZ-type zinc finger-containing protein 3, producing MAASRSSRVTRSSVGLNGLDENFCGRTLRNRSIAQPEENSVPPLPRARSPKKKQESKQDAKQESKQEAKQESKQDGKESKQDTRQDTKHDTKQDSQQDGQQQALLQGKVTDTNASPAEAEQWTSSRKRGVSCLEKDINSEKSENCDRGKGTRDVCPQIKRARRGSRSGESQGHEDDPEHLKSESLVSVPEPSKDNSCEEFLSQNFANTAPASPVHVKEEGELTGGKAGDGHVECDGATQPPNAHKTSNGLSDNKSEESSTLTEETSANPTSATNCPTLLNGSQTEAPSSPDPAVPCRNSVPVQMEVSGSGQWPTSSASFEAVPEDLVPELIVAKEQEVEELEVDVVGDPLCLAHEEQVTEIENETNGRPLTPLHEAAPSTISNMNSSPINSNSGEATPPLATTPSPTELGCNPSISSTSPSFIELYEHRYTLRTSPRRATTGGKTPSSKLNSPPRDNGPLREEGEVEIGLEEDCPALEEPAPSDCVGPSSEELVSVDPEDRAGGEDSVAVEAKEAERSKELTRSQAAEEEEEEEEPDVYYFESDHLALKHNKDYQRLLQTIGVLEAQRTQAILDLETLACHQREALGDPISFVEQLQKQVNLGLPCPQRVVQLPDVGWEQYTSGLGDFEREFCDKKRKTRQLKLIFDQGLPARPKSPVEPKKEGESSTMYSSLPTSDAPENGSQTQMIRGRICHPKKSDTFNQLWTVEEQKKLEQLLVKFPPEEVESRRWQKIADELGNRTAKQVASRVQKYFIKLTKAGIPVPGRTPNLCMYNKKATSKRQHHLNKHLYRPSTFLTSYEPPVYMDEDDERSAYYSSVQDPSADDSDEEAIPVELRNLPEYKELLELKRLRKQTLQEIQEERAGMLHVGYKCDICGMEPIQGVRWHCQDCPQDNSVDFCSNCSDCLFKTETHKPNHHLEPVHQQDTFLDRDYCLPQSTGYNYLDPNYFPANR from the exons ATGGCCGCGTCCCGTTCCTCACGCGTCACAAGGTCGTCAGTGGGGCTCAATGGATTGGATGAGAACTTTTGTGGCCGAACCCTCAGGAACCGCAGCATCGCCCAGCCGGAGGAGAACTCGGTGCCTCCGCTACCAAGGGCCCGCTCGCCCAAGAAAAAGCAGGAGTCGAAACAGGACGCCAAGCAGGAATCTAAGCAAGAGGCCAAGCAGGAGTCAAAGCAGGATGGCAAGGAGTCAAAGCAGGACACCAGACAGGACACAAAGCATGATACAAAGCAGGACAGTCAGCAGGATGGCCAGCAGCAGGCCTTGTTGCAGGGAAAAGTAACTGACACAAATGCTTCTCCAGCTGAGGCGGAGCAATGGACCAGCTCCAGAAAGCGAGGCGTGTCCTGTTTAGAAAAAGACATAAATTCTGAGAAGTCAGAGAACTGTGATAGAGGGAAGGGGACGCGGGATGTCTGTCCTCAAATCAAAAGGGCCAGACGGGGCTCCCGCTCTGGAGAGTCTCAGGGACACGAGGACGACCCTGAGCATCTGAAATCTGAAAGTTTAGTGTCTGTCCCAGAGCCTAGCAAGGACAACAGTTGTGAAGAATTTCTCAGCCAAAACTTTGCTAACACAGCTCCTGCCTCACCTGTACACGTTAAAGAGGAAGGTGAGCTAACAGGGGGGAAGGCAGGGGATGGTCATGTGGAGTGTGACGGGGCAACTCAGCCCCCAAATGCTCACAAAACCTCTAATGGACTCAGTGACAATAAATCTGAAGAATCTAGCACACTCACTGAAGAGACTAGTGCAAACCCCACCTCTGCCACCAACTGTCCGACACTGCTCAACGGTAGTCAGACGGAGGCTCCCTCATCCCCTGACCCCGCTGTGCCTTGTAGAAACTCTGTCCCTGTGCAGATGGAGGTCTCTGGCTCAGGGCAATGGCCAACCTCATCTGCATCATTTGAGGCTGTTCCAGAGGATCTTGTCCCTGAGCTGATAGTGGCCAAGGAGCAGGAAGTGGAGGAGTTGGAGGTGGATGTGGTAGGTGACCCATTGTGTCTTGCCCACGAGGAGCAGGTGACGGAGATTGAGAATGAAACCAATGGCCGGCCGCTGACACCATTGCATGAAGCTGCTCCCTCCACCATCTCCAACATGAACAGTAGTCCAATCAACAGCAACTCAGGAGAAGCTACACCCCCACTAGCAACAACCCCCTCCCCCACAGAGCTAGGGTGCAACCCCTCAATATCCAGCACGTCACCCTCTTTCATAGAACTCTATGAACACAGATACACCTTGCGGACATCACCAAGGAGGGCTACGACTGGTGGCAAAACCCCATCCTCTAAGCTAAACTCTCCTCCCAGAGACAATGGTCCCTTGAGGGAAGAGGGGGAGGTGGAGATTGGGTTGGAGGAGGACTGCCCTGCGTTGGAGGAACCTGCTCCCTCAGATTGTGTTGGCCCCTCCAGTGAGGAGCTGGTCTCCGTGGATCCTGAAGACAGGGCAGGTGGTGAGGACAGTGTGGCTGTGGAGGCCAAAGAGGCTGAGCGAAGCAAAGAGCTGACACGAAGCCaggctgcagaggaggaggaagaagaggaggagccAGACGTGTATTACTTTGAGTCGGACCACCTGGCtcttaaacacaacaaaga TTATCAGAGGCTTCTGCAGACCATCGGTGTTCTCGAGGCCCAACGCACACAGGCCATCCTAGACCTGGAGACGTTGGCGTGTCACCAGAGGGAAGCACTCGGAGATCCCATCAGCTTTGTGGAGCAGCTGCAGAAACAG GTTAATTTGGGCTTGCCGTGTCCTCAGCGAGTCGTGCAGCTCCCTGACGTTGGATGGGAGCAGTACACCTCAGGCCTCGGGGACTTTGAGAGAGAGTTCTGTGACAAGAAACGCAAAACCAGGCAGCTAAAGTTGATCTTCGACCAAG GTTTGCCTGCTCGACCAAAAAGTCCTGTGGAGCCCAAGAAGGAAGGCGAATCCTCCACCATGTACTCCTCTCTGCCCACTAGTGACGCTCCAGAGAATGGCAGTCAAACACAG ATGATCAGGGGGAGGATTTGTCACCCAAAGAAGTCTGACACATTTAACCAGCTGTGGACTGTGGAGGAACAG aaaaaactAGAGCAGCTTCTTGTCAAGTTCCCTCCAGAGGAAGTTGAGTCCAGAAGATGGCAGAAGATTGCTGATGAACTTGGCAATCGAACAGCAAAACAG GTTGCCAGTAGGGTTCAGAAGTACTTCATCAAACTGACTAAAGCTGGTATCCCTGTGCCTGGAAGAACACCCAACCTGTGCATGTACAATAAAAAG GCAACCAGTAAGAGGCAGCACCACCTCAACAAGCACCTGTACCGGCCGTCTACTTTCCTGACCTCCTATGAGCCTCCGGTCTACATGGATGAAGACGATGAGCGCTCAGCGTATTACAGCAGCGTGCAAGACCCCTCTGCTGATGACTCG GATGAGGAGGCTATACCTGTTGAGTTGAGAAATTTGCCAGAGTACAAAGAGCTTTTAGAGCTGAAACGACTGAGAAAACAGACGCTCCAGGAGATCCAGGAGGAAAGGGCCGGGATGTTGCACGTAGGCTACAAG TGTGACATCTGTGGCATGGAGCCCATCCAAGGAGTGCGGTGGCACTGTCAGGACTGTCCACAGGACAATTCGGTCGATTTCTGCTCCAACTGCTCCGACTG CTTGTTCAAGACAGAGACCCACAAGCCTAACCACCACTTGGAACCGGTGCACCAGCAAGACACTTTTCTAGACAGGGACTACTGCCTGCCGCAGAGCACAGGCTACAACTATCTGGACCCTAACTACTTTCCAGCCAACAGATGA